TTGTCTGGGTTCAGGACTGACAACAGGGGAAAATGCTGAATGAATGTGTGAGCCgaataaaaaatgcaattgtataaaaacacagaaggaTATGCAGGTAAACGTGAAATTGAAGTTATTAAGCTACAGTGTCGTTTGTAAGGTATTACATATAAAAGACCAGTGCCAGATAGATATCAAAAAATATATCTATTCTTGTTTCAAAATCCTCTCTGTACCTAAAGTGTAGAGGTGAGTCTTCTTGTCGGTGTAGAACTTTTTGAGGTCGACATCAGGCCTCTTGGCATGCTTCTCCTCCATGTCTTTGTTCAGGGGATTCTGGTGGCGGAAGATGAAGTGCAGCTTGTAGTCCTCCCCACACTTGTCTGGTCCAAACATGAGGGTGTAAGGTGTACGGTCATGGAACTGCTCCTACGGTGCAGTAGAAACAAGAGTTTCATTTAAAGAGTAAATACAGGGAGTCCATTTAGTTTAAATCTGGACAACCTTTACCCAACTCTACCACGTGCACAAGACAGAGGAGGAATGCGCTGAAGGTTTTGGATTCTGTTTCCACCGATGCTAACAAAGCTAATCTAAGTACTTGCTCCACTGTAGGATGATTTGGATGTAAATGGCTAACAACTGGCCAGTGTACATCAAAACCTCTACAGTTTATAAATGGAGTAAGGTAGAATTACAACATGCATACCAACCAGATTAAGATTGCCAGTGTCTGTTAGCAGTTTGATGTATGCTCCACCACAGTCGATACCATTCTGGAAATTCACCTCATACCTGCAACCAGAACACAACGGTGCAATTTAACAAGTCGGGTCACATTAGTTCACGTGGTTTAATTAACTGTAAAAGGCAGAGAACAGGTTTTTATCACTCACTTATACAGCCACTAACCACTGTGGCTCATGGAAATAGTCGACTTACATCAACAAAAATGAgagtgcatgtacagtatgtgcatgtttAAACTCACTGTATGACCAGAGGCTCATCCTTGAAGACAAAGGGCTTGTTAAGCATTGCGGCGATAGCGTGGTGTTTGGCCCGGGACTTGAGCACCAGACCCTGGTCTCCTGGAACTTTGTTCTCCTTCAGCTGCTCCACAGCCCACTTCCCTGCAGGCAGAATGGAGACGTTCAACATTTACTTTCACGGTCATGGTGTGGTTGCATAGCCTCTGCTTGAGACAGCGTTAGTACAGTCAGCAGAGAATTGCGAACACTAAACAAATAGAAAACTGCATTATAAAATGGAACTCGTTCCTTTTGTAGTGGAGCCTTATATATTCAATCTGTTCaacaaaagaatgttggaaattacAAACCGTCATATTTGGCGATGTCATCATCTGCATCCCCCTTTACTGTCTTCGACAGCTGCCAACTGCGGGGATCAACATCACAAAACTCTTAGCTTCATCACAAATGCACTACAACCAATGATTGTGTAAGTTTATCCTGGCTCCTCAATAACCTCGCAGGATCACGTATCCGAGCATGCATCgaagatttactgtatgtatgttttagCAGCCATGGGTGGTGAATGTATTAGGCTATACCTGTCCAGTGTTCCATCATCAAATGTCTCCGAAAAGTATACATCTCCAGTGGGAACAGGAGTCTTGTAGGTTACCTGGGGGACAAAACCCATACATCAGAAGTTGATCCACAGGCCACTTTCCCTTCATCCAAAGCTGTGCAACTCATGTGACCTTTGCTGAACCTACGGCCTTATTCCTGACCTGGAAAGAAACATTTGCATCCATTTCAGCCTTGCCAGCACTTGCTGTGTCGACAGTCTCATCATAGTTGTCTTCATCCATCCCCgttgcctcctcctcttcttctgccaTCAGAACCTCCAATTCTTCCTCATCCAATGCCACATCTTCATCGATGTCTGAAACATCAACGTCCAACTGGTTCTCCTGGGCCGCTACAGCTGCCACAGCCAGGGAGGACAGGAGCAGCACGCACCACATCCAACCCCTATCCAACGTCATCTATTGGGGGGGGTAGAGAGGGGGTGTTGCGATAGCAGAAGGGAGAACAGAGATAAGGGCGTCAGAAATGAGCATGGTGCGAGGAGGGCGTGGTATAAGACGATGAGGGTGAGAGGTTATTTATGGAGTgaagcggtgtgtgtgtgtgtgtatgtgtgtgtacgcgGGAGGGGGGGGCATCACTGATATAAATAGAGAACACTAGTGCATAAAAGGATGGAGGGATAGGAGGGTGagaaaaagaactaaaaaaagATTGAGGTCACATTAGTACACAGTGCTACTTGATGTAGAGCCTGTATCCTCAGATCTGTATCCTTTCCTCACAAAACCTTTAAGTCTGCCACTTCTTTGCTGTAACATTCCCACCAGATAAATCATAAAGATACAACTCCTTATAAGCAGATGCTAGAAACAAACGTGTTTCCAAATCTGAAGATTACAACTAGCCTCTTTGGATTTATATGTCCTTTCACAAACATctaaccatgtgtgtgtgtcctaataTGCATTTGAAATCTAACCCTGCTGAATACTTGTACATTTCACATATCTGTTACAGCCAACAACAACCCAACGATCTATTGATCAAGCCACACCTGCTGTCTCTTTTGTGAGCAGCAGGAATTGAAAAGCATCACTGCAGACAGCACAGCAGCACGCTTCCCTTCCTTCCTAATCAACTTAATTCCCATACTGATGCTGTTCCATTTGCTCACATCACAGGGAGCTCAGATGACACACATAAGGGAGAGATGATAAACTGGAAGCACTGTAAGAGCTATCTTATCTTAAAAACCTTCAAAATGTTGCTCATTTATTCGCATCTTTTGTCCGAAAGCAAGCAATGCAACTGAATTAGTCTCAAAAATCAGTCCGATCTACCCGCAGCCCTCCAGCTCTACGTGACACGTCTATAAAACATGTCAAGGAAAGTGAACTGGGACAATGGTTATAACTCTTAGATGACGTAAAAGGCTAATACatcaattttaaattaaacagtgcAAAATTCAATATTGCTGGGCGTAGACGAGTGGTTAGGGTGCCCTGAACAGCGACGGCCGGATGGTTTGCTGCATGACTTGTcacatttcctgtctctctACACTATCATTATCAAATAAAATGCCCCAACAAGAATCTTACATTAAATATTCACCATTCCTCTCAGACATATTTATTCCAATTGAGACCTTTCCACCTCGTGAAACAGTTAAAGAAATCAGATCAGCCTTTCTTGCTGACTAAACACAGATAGGATTCAACAACAGCAATGTGAAGCTCATGTAACCCCAACATTCAGATATAACAAGCAAGTAACTGTAGATGAACTGAAGTGACATCCTGAAAATACTCTTCTTGCTGTCTGTCCAACAGTAATATAGGTATGGTCTCCTTTTGGAAGAAGAGTCTGGTTGTGGCCAAGGTCTAACAAGACATCTCTGAACAGTTGCCACTGTCTTAATGCGAATGtatcaacatttctttaaatcaggCTCATTTTCGACTGCAGCTTGGCGCGATGTCTCTAAACCAATGAGATGATGGGTCAAAATGCACAGACAGAAGGCAACAAGCTATGCAAAGCAACAGCAAACCACAAAACATGAATAACACAGAAACAATAGCCAATATTTGGTACATGTATCCATGATGCAAGCAACACAAAGCAACATAACACAGCCAAACAATACTGATTAACCAGATTATTGATCCATGGGATCAATACAGCAGTTTAATTGATTTATAGATTTAGTCACATGCAGAGCATAAATAAAATAGCCTATAATAATGTTGATAttgataaaatgttaaaagatgCAGTTAGCAAAGTGGTAATATTCTACACCTCAGCCATGCAGCAGTTATAAGACACAACTAACGTTATACAAGATCATAccacattaataaataaagtactAGTAAATGTGCCACAAACTTATTTTAACctatcaaacaaaaacaattttatttccCATTGAGATGTAATCCTCCTATTTAACACAATCCTAGTCCCAGTGCGCTGGGGTAACGTTGGTTAACATCCCTTATAGCCTCTGGTTGACGTTTCACAGTGCCAGCATTTTGTATCACTCTGTAAGAGCAGCGTATTACTAAACAGATCTGGGAACTAACGTTGCACATACAATTTCGTAGGACAAGgttgtagctaacgttagagcTAACATGGCTGCCACCGACCACTGTAATGTCCAAACTCCTTTAGATGAACGGTTCTGGCTGCGGCACCTGCTCCGCTAGCTAACGTTGCTACGGCGGGCCAATCATAAACAGCAAACGTTAGCATAACATAAGCTTAGCTAATTAACTAATGTGCTTATACTATATTCGTATACAAAAAGCCTACACATGCCCCGGCGTTAAACACACAAACGGCAACATTTCCTTCAAAAGTAAAGGGGGGCTGAAAACGTCTTGCTAGACAGCAGAAATTAGTGGATAGcaactgttagctagctagactagcAGAGATGTCGCACAGGGACAGAATGAGTGAGCGCCCACAAACAAACCTTGCACCTTCTTATTTGCTGAGAAAATGATGTCTCGATAATGTCTCGTTTTCTCCGCTTTGAAAAACGCTCAATCTTGTGCGTCTGGGCCGCTGTGTCTAAAAAGTGTCATCGAGGCCCGACGTGTACAGTTGGGGATAAAACACGGTGAAACACGGTTGTCGGCTGGAGAAGATGACGAGAACGTGGATGACAGCTCGGCCCGGTGCGTGGTTGACGAGTGCGAGCTAGTCTCTGCCATTGGGCATGCGCACCTCGCGCAGATGGAGCGCATGGTGCCTTCACGCGTCCCCATCGGTGGTATAAAATAATAGGCGAGAAGAGTTGGGTGTTTAGGTGTTTACCTGATGCCGGATCATAGGATACATGTTAGTAATCGTtacttattattaataatattgtatttagtattattaataatatacagtctttGTGCTGGAGCGGTTGAAAATAGGCTACTTATTGGCATTTTAATTCAGTCTAGACACTCTGTTTCTAGTAATATTGCTACACTTTTGCATTAGATACGTTTTGACTAAACTACATTTGCTATGTAAACGACTATAATAATTTCCCCACCATTTAAACGGTTGTTTCTAATCTATGCGTATtttagttgtagtttttttaaatttatgaaTATGCACGATGCTCAGGATAAAAAGCCGTTTGACTATTCACTTCCAATACGCAGCCACACCTTAACAACAGATTCAATTCTGTTGGTGTTCCAACAAAGCGAAAGTGGATGATGAATGAAACCGATTTCAATATCCCAGCAAATATTCCAGCAATGTGCTTGTTGTCAATAGTTACAACATTGAAAGCCCCAAATTACGAGTTCACGAGGAGCACTTTAAGGCATCAGAAATTCGCTCTGCAGCtgcatttcaaagtaaaagctgaCTTTTAGTATATTGTAATTGCTAGGCGGACATAGTGTCAACGAAATCTACTTCGCAATAAATAACATATTAGCAATTTCACAATAATTCTAAAcaagtacaaaaaataaaaataaaaatcccccCCCGCCCTTGCTATGGCTTATCGTATGCACTTCCGGGTTAGGGTTCAGCTAGTGTTGATGGTGGCCGCATGCTTGTGCGGGTAGAGGCAGTAACTTTACAGTTGTGAACTAAATGATTAAAGTCTAACAAGATGAAGGACACGCCGCTGTCTAACTGTGAGCGCGACTTCCTGCTCAAAGCCATCGAAGAGAAAAAGGTGAGCTGGTTCCTGCTAATGCTAACTGCTAAAGTCTAACTGTCGCTAACATTCCTGTTccacaaaaggagaaaaaacactctACAGATACAGAATATAGAAACAGTCTCTGTAATTAATCACATAACGATAATATGCAACGTTACTACGTCAGATGCCAGTAattggaaattaaaaatgtttcagtGGGTTTTGGGTTCTGCCCAATATAGAGTATACAATATATAAGTGGCTTGCATAGGTTTACacagccaggctaaagttgaccaaaaagaggaataaaaaaacatagtttggAAATTGATCCTAATGCgttaattcaaaaaatttaggaaaatccaaccttttaaggacaccaatttgcaatttctttgtgaatgaataatgtattgtaagtaaataaatgttctaaattaattccaaaggccaagggaactttatcggGATCCATAGTATCCTGgctccatgaaataactggcctttaaaaataaaaatgggccTGCCTCTaagggaatttaacataggcgCTTGTACACTTGTGCCCCcagtattttaaggaagaacatgcattcattcacaaagataaTGTGTGTTCTTAAAAGGTTTGATTTTCCTAAATCTTTTGaatcaaggcattaagatcaatttccaaaagacgtttttttattcctctttttaatcatctttagCCTGGATGTGTAAATTCTGCAAGCCACTGTATCCCATAGTACCGTTAGTCCTTAAAGACAGTCCCCTGTCCTCTCACTGCAGCGCCTGGATGGACGACAGACCTACGACTACAGGAAGATGAAGATCACATTTGGGACGGACTTTGGATGCTGCTTTGTGGATCTGGGAAAAACCAGGTACTAAAGCCACATAGGTGTAAAATGTTTCGCTTTTTCTACTTAGTCACCCCGTTAATAGTTAATCTTCCTCATAAATCTTCCCCTAAATGTTGCTTAATTAACCAAAAAGCTACctaaacattgttttacatgAGAGCTTCTTGTAGTGTATATTCTGTAACTACATATTCAGATCTAAGATGTTTTTTCCCTTACTGTGCCATTATATCAGATGGGAAATTGAAGACGTCTGGTGCTTCACTTATAaagatacagtggcttgcataagtttacatgccaggctaatgttgattaaaaagaggaataaaaaacacatattttgaaaattgatcttaatgccttaattcaaaatatttagaaaatccaacctttcaaggacaccaattttctgtttaaatgaataatgtattataaattaatattcTTCCTCAAAATAAAGGATGCATGAGTGTTGAcatccctatgttaaattcccatagaagcaggcagatctttatttttaaaggccagttatttcatagctccaggatactatgcatgctgataaagttcccttggcctttgggaTTGAAatagccccccccacacacacacattatcacatacccttcaccatacctagagattggcatgggtttatttcagttagattaatagctggttggatttgcactgagatgatcttatggaaagctCCCCAAGCCAATCTCTATGTaaggtgaagggtatgtgatgatgtggggggggggggggggtgtattttaattccaaaggccaagggaactttatccgGATCCATAGTATCCTGGAaccatgaaataactgaaaaagatCACACATAACTGTGAAAGATCTGCGAGCTTCTATGGGAATTACATAGGAGTGTGTATACTCATGGatcctgtattttaaggaagaatatttatttgtttataatacattattcattcacaaagaaaattggtgtccttaaaaggttggatattccttttttttttttaattaagccattaagatcaatttccataaaaggttttttattcctctttttaatcaacgttAGCACGCAACGTTAGAGGCAAAGTGTGCACTGGCCGCACAATGCACCCAAATTCAGATGGATGTCTTATTTCTGAAGGTATATTTTTGTGATAATGGAATCCCAATGTGCTGCACTCCACAGGGTCATGGCCCAGGTGTCATGTGAGCTGGTGACTCCTAAAGAGAATCGACCAAACGAAGGAATCATGTTTTTCAACATCGAGCTGTCACCCATGGCCTCACCAGCGTTTGAAGCAGGCAGGtgagaaaaaaaccaaaacaaaggagATTATGTTTGTACTATATCAACATTTCATATAGTTtgggtgccgccggaaattccaccagatgtccctcatttcagcCGGATGGCCGTCACCTTCTGcctcctttgtgttggcgttctaacctccggtggatttctgattttctgaggactagggttaactgctcctcagatctctgcagggtaaatccagacagctagctagactatctgtccagtctcaGTTTCTGTTGAACGACTAAAACGACTTTTagacgtacacatgttccaccaaaaataGTTCCTTCCCAAGGATATTTGGCAGAGACACCGTGGcaaattgtgattggtttaaagaaatgccaataaacaagagcaaATTTTCCTTCCGTCCCTGAATGCTGTGTTGACTAGGTCTGGACTGTGTGTGAAGCATGGCTTATTTAGTCCAGCTGTTTGTGCAGAGAGTGTGAATCATCTGTGGGCGTTCCTCTCTCTCCAGACAGTCTGAGTTGTCCGTGAAGCTGAACAgacagctggagagatgcttGAGGAACTCCAAGTGCATTGATACCGAGTCCCTGTGTGTGGTGTCTGGAGAAAAGGTAAAACGCACGTgcgtaaaagaaaaaaaagaagctaaccATATCCTGTGTAGGCTCGGTGATGATGGGGGTTTGTGTTCAGGTGTGGCAGATCAGAGTGGATGTCCACATGTTGAATCACGATGGGAACCTGATGGACGCCGCGAGCATTGCTGCCATCACCGCTCTGTGCCACTTCAGGCGCCCCGATGTCGGCATCCAGGGAGATGACGTCATGGTGGTGAGTCGGcagcaaacacagcagctgGGGTCGAGCCAGACGATGAAGGGTTTTTAAGACAGATAAGAATATTTGATTTGAAAatctgataataaaaaaaaacagaaacacgttacaaaacagatttccctaacataagttatttgtagttatttatgagttctcaataaaacaatatgataataatttgttttattgtcacaaccgAACAgcggaacatcaaaatatattaaagttctgaaaaagaaaacacgtaaaaatacaaacttaacagatgaaacttaaagttctttgaacaaaaacacattaacaaaaaaaaaatctgtgttgccaacagggacgttgtagagcgtcctctggtggacaaactatgcaacactaACGCTCATAAcgtggttgacagtccgtttatattttaatgattaatttcatttatcagaatgaTTCTGATGAAGCCATTTACTTTACTTCAAGTGACCACTGGTCCATCACCAATAATGATTGGGAAGGGGATGTAATGATGCGTCGTGAGTCGTGATTCAAAATCAATGTGGAAAGTAGATGACATCAAAAATAAACACTCATGATGCAATTTTTGGGTGTCATCTACCtttgatttcacttgtttgacttCCGCTTTACGCGTCcttagttttttaatttgaagcagtgtttttattttgatgtgggatttgttcatttttgttgtttcagatAAAAATTGAATCTGAACTGCACTTTTGATAAGATGACACATCTGTGGTTTTGCacaatttacataaataaagcattattttactttcatttgtCAGCCGCTCATTCAGTTAAACAAATATTCCAAGAAAATTGTAACTTGTGAACTTGAAATAGTGAATAGCATCACAGTTGAGTGCATTGTTACTTCCTAAATGAATGCTGTGGTATTTCACGGTCAAcacattttatcaaaataagAACTCTGCACGaacaatttaatttatcaatttattaatggtttgtttttatactttgtgttgtgtgtaatggTTCTATTTATTCCTGTGCTCTTAGTACAGTCCAGAGGAGCGAGACCCTATTCCTCTGAGTATCTACCACATGCCCATCAGCGTCAGCTTCTCCTTCTTCCAACAAGGGTAAGGCACCACACCAGGCTTCTGCAGCGCAAAGTATCACAATGTTTAGCGTTTTATGTGACTGTAGAGCCCGAtattggtatcggcatttataatggcagatttAAGAAATGGTCTGTTTGTctttataaatgattctgatgaatacatattcaaaaaataaaaacggactgtcaactgCGTTATTTGCGTtagtgttgcatagtttgtccaccagagggcgctttacagcgtccctgttggcaacactgaatttttttttgttaatgtttttttagtccaaaggactttaagtttcatatcttaatttagttttttatacaCTTTTAATTAtaagaactttaatatattttgatgttcctctgttctgttattcataaataactacaaataactattgttagggaaatctgtttgttttgtaacgcgtttctggattaaaaaaaaaaatgtatcggcatatctgatttttaaataatcaaatccTTTATCGTCGGGCTCTAATTGAGGATCGCCCTTGTTGATTTAACTAACTGGTGATTTTGGAGGATAGATTTAGCCATCTCGCGTTGATACAAACGAGGATGGCCAAATGAAAGAAACACCCGCCAGTATAACACTAAACTATACAAGGGAAGGATATACTGCACTACTGCCTCTGTAGTTTTAGCTAGGTGTAACATATcaactggcaactgagtgtatACAACCAAAAAgtgtattcattattttaataaaatatctaGTAGACCAATGCAAGCCCACCAGTCATTGGATGATCATCCCTCCTCACACCGAGCTTCCGTCTGTACTTCCTGTTTGCTCTGCAGGACCTATCTGCTGGTGGACCCCTGTGAACGGGAGGAGCGGGTGATGGACGGCTTGCTCATGATCGCCATGAACAAACACCGAGAAATCTGCTCCATCCAGTCCAGCGGGGGCATCATGTTGCTTAAAGAGCAGGTGAATGGAGTCTACATAGTACTGCACTGTTGTGTTAGTTAATGTACAATAATGTCACTTACTTCAGTAGAGCTTCACAAATGTCTATGTGCTGTGAGATCtagccaaaacacacacaaagttcaCTTGAGACCAATACAAAGGAGTTTAAGaccaatttattttttgtgtgttgtgttgaagGTTATGAGATGCAGTAAAATAGCCAGCGTCAAAGTTTCTGAAATCACGGAGCTCATCAGCAAAGCCCTGGAGAACGATAAGAAAGCAAGGTGAGCAGTGACATCGCACTGGGCAGTGGAGGTGGGCATGTTGGCAGCTGTGTTAACTCCTGAGGCCTATTCTACCGATCCAGATCAACGTGCCCAACGTTACCCGGCTTCACCAACCCTAACAGGGTCACGACGGGGGTTGACAACTAGTTCAAACAACCCAGGGTTCCCCAATCCAGCCGTGGTGTTTGCACAGCGTGTCCAATCGCGAACATCTACCAGAGCCGCATGTTTTACATCAGAGGAGCAAAccataattctacataaatatgaagaacataGACACTGTTCTACAGGAGGCCAACCACAACACAACTGCTGCTTTCTAAAACAGGAAGGATATCTGGCAAAAAAAAGCAGACGCTGTAAATGCGTAAATCCCGACGCTTATCACTGCCCAGTCCAGCTCATCGTCCCCATTGGTCAGACACAAGCTCTGACCATAATAACACTTGTCCTTTCCATAAACTGTCGTTGCTTTAGCCTATGAATTCAGTTGCTACCCTGGCCGTGGGAAGCGATCGTGAGAGCAAatagaaattacaaaaacataattctaACCGATGTGCCCATTGGCAAGACACGGCTCAACAAGCCGACACTTGGCCTGAACGTTATTCCCTCTGCTGGACATCTAGATCTTTCATAAAGAGACCCATCGGGGAATGAGAACGGGGTTGTTggtctttaaatgttttaacttttatgagCACACCTCTCCGCCGTCATTtaggttaggtgttcagcataagTAGCCACGGCGATTTAACccggtaacaagtgatccacAGTCGTGATAGCCAGAACCCTGGGTTGAAGCTGAAGATTCTTCGTTAAAGCCAAATCTTGATccgtagtacaggcctctggtgTTGTCGGAACACaaagagctgttttttttttcatttttctaggAAGGCGGGTGGCAAGTGTGGTTTTGCGGAGTCCATGCCACAGGAGCGGATCACAGCACTGAAAATGGACGAGACGGCAGTGGAGATGACAGGTGCGACCGACAGAGCCGAGGACATCGTCCAGAGAGCTGAGGCCCCGCCTCAGACGTATCCTTTACAGAGCCTGAACGACAGCAGCAGCTACCTCGACCACAGGTGGTtggtttgtttagtttttgtttgttttaaatctgtca
The sequence above is drawn from the Etheostoma cragini isolate CJK2018 chromosome 2, CSU_Ecrag_1.0, whole genome shotgun sequence genome and encodes:
- the exosc9 gene encoding exosome complex component RRP45 encodes the protein MKDTPLSNCERDFLLKAIEEKKRLDGRQTYDYRKMKITFGTDFGCCFVDLGKTRVMAQVSCELVTPKENRPNEGIMFFNIELSPMASPAFEAGRQSELSVKLNRQLERCLRNSKCIDTESLCVVSGEKVWQIRVDVHMLNHDGNLMDAASIAAITALCHFRRPDVGIQGDDVMVYSPEERDPIPLSIYHMPISVSFSFFQQGTYLLVDPCEREERVMDGLLMIAMNKHREICSIQSSGGIMLLKEQVMRCSKIASVKVSEITELISKALENDKKARKAGGKCGFAESMPQERITALKMDETAVEMTGATDRAEDIVQRAEAPPQTVPSPLVPVPGVGQVGQGLHNTWGLEEEEEEEEEEEEENDSSGEEQEETKMEEEQHEKEESRGGDVVEISDSEEEEVVILHPEKPDKAPTNTGSSSYQRGAATSKKKQKK